In Cynocephalus volans isolate mCynVol1 chromosome 3, mCynVol1.pri, whole genome shotgun sequence, one DNA window encodes the following:
- the FZD9 gene encoding frizzled-9, whose amino-acid sequence MAVPPLSRALLLWQLLAAGGAALEIGRFDPERGRGPAPCQAVEIHMCRGIGYNLTRMPNLLGHTSQDEAAAELAEFAPLVQYGCHSHLRFFLCSLYAPMCTDQVSTPIPACRPMCEQARLRCAPIMEQFNFGWPDSLDCARLPTRNDPHALCMEAPENATAGPAEPHKGLGMLPVAPRPARPPGDPGPGPGSGGTCENPEKFQYVEKSRSCAPRCGPGVEVFWSRRDKDFALVWMAVWSALCFFSTAFTVLTFLLEPHRFQYPERPIIFLSMCYNVYSLAFLIRAVAGAQSVACDQEAGTLYVIQEGLENTGCTLVFLLLYYFGMASSLWWVVLTLTWFLAASKKWGHEAIEAHGSYFHMAAWGLPALKTIVILTLRKVAGDELTGLCYVASMDAAALTGFVLVPLSCYLVLGTSFLLTGFVALFHIRKIMKTGGTNTEKLEKLMVKIGVFSILYTVPATCVIVCYVYERLNMDFWRLRATEQPCTAATMPGGRRDCSLPGGSVPTVAVFMLKIFMSLVVGITSGVWVWSSKTFQTWQSLCHRKMAAGRARAKACRAPGGYGRGTHCHYKAPTVVLHMTKTDPSLENPTHL is encoded by the coding sequence ATGGCCGTGCCGCCGCTCAGCCGGGCGCTGCTGCTGTGGCAGCTTCTGGCGGCGGGCGGCGCGGCGCTGGAGATCGGCCGCTTCGACCCGGAGCGCGGGCGCGGGCCGGCCCCGTGCCAGGCGGTGGAGATCCACATGTGCCGCGGCATCGGCTACAACCTGACCCGCATGCCCAACCTGCTGGGCCACACGTCGCAGGACGAGGCGGCCGCCGAGCTGGCCGAGTTCGCGCCGCTCGTGCAGTACGGCTGCCACAGCCACCTGCGCTTCTTCCTGTGCTCGCTCTACGCGCCCATGTGCACCGACCAGGTCTCGACGCCCATCCCCGCCTGCCGGCCCATGTGCGAGCAGGCGCGCCTGCGCTGCGCGCCCATCATGGAGCAGTTCAACTTCGGCTGGCCTGACTCGCTCGACTGTGCCCGGCTGCCCACGCGCAACGACCCTCATGCGCTCTGCATGGAGGCGCCCGAGAACGCCACGGCCGGCCCCGCCGAGCCCCACAAGGGCCTGGGCATGCTGCCCGTGGCGCCGCGGCCCGCGCGGCCCCCCGGAGACCCAGGCCCGGGCCCGGGCAGCGGCGGCACCTGCGAGAACCCCGAGAAGTTCCAGTACGTGGAGAAGAGCCGCTCGTGCGCGCCGCGCTGCGGCCCGGGGGTCGAGGTGTTCTGGTCGCGGCGCGACAAGGACTTCGCGCTCGTCTGGATGGCGGTGTGGTCAGCGCTGTGCTTCTTCTCCACGGCCTTCACCGTGCTCACCTTCCTGCTGGAGCCTCACCGCTTCCAGTACCCCGAGCGCCCCATCATCTTCCTCTCCATGTGTTACAACGTCTACTCGCTGGCCTTCCTCATCCGCGCTGTGGCCGGAGCCCAGAGCGTGGCCTGTGACCAGGAGGCGGGCACGCTCTACGTGATCCAGGAGGGTCTGGAGAACACGGGCTGCACGCTCGTCTTCCTGCTGCTCTACTACTTCGGCATGGCCAGCTCGCTCTGGTGGGTGGTCCTGACGCTCACCTGGTTCCTGGCAGCCAGCAAGAAATGGGGCCACGAGGCCATCGAGGCCCACGGCAGCTACTTCCACATGGCAGCCTGGGGCCTGCCAGCGCTCAAAACCATCGTTATCCTGACGCTGCGCAAGGTGGCGGGGGACGAGCTGACTGGACTCTGCTACGTGGCCAGCATGGATGCCGCGGCGCTCACGGGATTCGTGCTGGTGCCCCTCTCCTGCTATCTAGTGCTGGGCACCAGCTTCCTCCTGACCGGCTTCGTGGCCCTCTTCCACATCCGCAAGATCATGAAGACGGGAGGCACCAACACGGAGAAGCTGGAGAAGCTCATGGTCAAGATTGGGGTTTTCTCCATCCTCTACACGGTGCCTGCCACCTGCGTCATTGTGTGCTACGTCTATGAACGCCTCAACATGGACTTCTGGCGCCTTCGGGCCACAGAGCAGCCATGCACGGCGGCCACCATGCCCGGAGGCCGAAGGGACTGCTCACTGCCAGGGGGCTCAGTGCCCACTGTGGCAGTTTTTATGCTCAAAATCTTCATGTCACTAGTGGTGGGCATCACCAGTGGCGTCTGGGTATGGAGCTCCAAGACTTTCCAGACCTGGCAGAGCCTGTGCCACCGAAAGATGGCAGCTGGCCGGGCCCGAGCAAAGGCCTGCCGGGCCCCCGGGGGCTATGGCCGTGGCACTCACTGCCACTATAAGGCCCCCACCGTGGTCTTACATATGACTAAGACGGACccctctctggagaaccccacACACCTCTAG